The following coding sequences lie in one Lolium perenne isolate Kyuss_39 chromosome 2, Kyuss_2.0, whole genome shotgun sequence genomic window:
- the LOC127330844 gene encoding uncharacterized protein — protein MAINSATMSSSLWRCSASAARRPLWSRSASFLGCNNRNNGICSRLSCVAPTVWRYPHNLDSDSEPMPPGRWWMEALLEEDGEFFPLADCIPAGQGSKELDAIWNALVTAPLESVLVTLREMVAAGNFFRCRSFHAGTLSGVLFVVGGLYQLCKTTPTLFMDIVLGYIFYKLSVLSAHLQRDGRSFSICARIQLMLLLVLSFKDNSAFQGLYRFLVELIWTLNIYMYFTMVYDGAVGVKHGRLYWLGIYRLLRTKGGLMKVVRNTILDMYGGIEPVSVKRRNKKGQ, from the exons atggcaatcaattcagCCACCATGTCATCTTCTCTCTGGCGCTGTTCCGCCTCCGCCGCCAGGCGACCCTTATGGTCGCGCAGCGCCAGTTTCCTTGGATGCAACAACCGTAACAATGGGATCTGCTCGAGGCTGTCTTGCGTCGCCCCTACTGTCTGGAGGTACCCCCACAACTTGGACTCAGACTCGGAACCCATGCCGCCTGGCCGTTGGTGGATGGAGGCGCTGCTCGAAGAAGACGGCGAGTTTTTCCCTCTTGCCGATTGTATTCCAGCTGGTCAGGGCAGTAAAGAACTGGATGCTATATGGAATGCCCTCGTCACTGCCCCGCTCGAATCCGTCCTTGTCACGCTGCGTGAGATGGTGGCCGCTGGCAATTTCTTCCGCTGCCGCAGCTTCCACGCCGGCACCCTCTCAG GCGTTTTGTTTGTTGTTGGTGGGTTGTACCAACTCTGCAAAACAACACCTACTCTGTTCATGGACATTGTTCTTGGATATATTTTCTACAAGTTAAGTGTTTTGTCAGCCCACTTGCAAAGAGATGGGAGGTCATTTAGCATATGTGCAAGGATACAACTAA TGCTCCTACTTGTTTTGTCTTTCAAAGATAATAGTGCTTTTCAG GGGCTCTACCGTTTTCTTGTTGAATTGATCTG GACGCTCAACATCTATATGTATTTCACAATGGTCTATGACGGAGCTGTTGGTGTGAAGCATGGCAGACTCTACTGGCTCGGGATCTATAGACTGTTGCGAACAAAAGGTGGTCTGATGAAGGTGGTGAGGAATACCATTCTCGATATGTATGGAGGGATCGAGCCAGTTTCAGTAAAAAGAAGGAATAAAAAGGGCCAGTAG